The sequence below is a genomic window from Natronorubrum halophilum.
GCCGCCAGTAAACTCTGGAACATCGCAAGATGGACTTGCGACCGTATCTGGAACGAAACTGGCCTCATCCCCGAGGATAGCGACCTAAAATCGTACCTAAAGTCCCACGAACGCTACGCCGACTTACATTCTCAATCGAGTCAGCGCGTTCTCGAAGAACTCGCTGAAGCGTTCAAAGGCTGGTACACGAAACGCCGAAACGGGGGCCAGAAAGCGAATCCACCAGCATACCGCAAACACAACAACGACCACCCACGCTCCACAATCACGTTCAAAGGCGCAGGATTCAAAGTCGACACAAAGTACGGACGGATCCGCCTCTCGAAAGGGCGGAACCTCAAAGAATACTGGTCCGACTTCATCCTCTGCGACATCCAAACCCGTCCAGACATTGACTTGGACGACGTGAAAAGCGTTCAACAAGTTCGCGCAGTCTGGAACGATTCGAAAGACGAGTGGGAGTTACACCTCGTCTGTAACATCGAAGTAGATGCGCCAGACACGCCCGGTGGGAAGACCGTAGGTGTTGACCTCGGTATCAACAACTTCGCCGCACTCGCCTACGAGGATGGCGAGGCTGAGTTGTATCCGTTGAACTGCTTGAAGCAGGACGATTACTACTTCAGCAAGCGTATCGCTCGCTGTGATGAATCGTCCTCGGAGCAGGCCACACGGTTGAACGCGAAAAAGTCCAATCGTCGCACTCACTATTTTCACGTCCTGTCCAAACACATCGTTCAACGATGTGTTGAAGAAGATGTTGGTACCATAGCCATTGGCGACCTTGGTGGTATCCGTGAAGACGAGGATAGCGAAGTGAAGGATTGGGGTAAACACGGCAATCTTGACCTGCACTCGTGGGCGTTCGACCGTTTCACGAACTTGTTGGAGTACAAAGCTAACGTCGAGGGTATCTCGGTGGACCGGGTATCTGAACGCGGTACGTC
It includes:
- a CDS encoding RNA-guided endonuclease InsQ/TnpB family protein produces the protein MAKEVVPRTIVASIRNQRQVQPDLDPLGFAASKLWNIARWTCDRIWNETGLIPEDSDLKSYLKSHERYADLHSQSSQRVLEELAEAFKGWYTKRRNGGQKANPPAYRKHNNDHPRSTITFKGAGFKVDTKYGRIRLSKGRNLKEYWSDFILCDIQTRPDIDLDDVKSVQQVRAVWNDSKDEWELHLVCNIEVDAPDTPGGKTVGVDLGINNFAALAYEDGEAELYPLNCLKQDDYYFSKRIARCDESSSEQATRLNAKKSNRRTHYFHVLSKHIVQRCVEEDVGTIAIGDLGGIREDEDSEVKDWGKHGNLDLHSWAFDRFTNLLEYKANVEGISVDRVSERGTSKSCSCCVRERKSNRVERGLYVCDECDMVANADVNGAENIRQKVSPSLTRGGRDRSNGWLAQPSTYLFDSESGCFAPREQVLS